From the genome of Bacillus sp. 2205SS5-2:
TATAAAAGAGCCTATAAAAAAGTACAAACATCTACTTCGACAAGATTGAGCTGATGGGCAAAACCAAGGTCATTATTTTTTTATGAAATGGATAGCGAGTATGGACAATTTCGTACCAATTCTAAAGTATGGACCTTTTTCTTGAATGGAGATTCACTTGAAGTTCTGTCCTTCTAATGTGACCTGTAGGTAAGTTATTTTCGTTTTTCCATTTACTTGCGAAAAAATATTTTAAAAGAATATTGCAAAATGAAAATAAACGAAGTATACTATTTTTCGTGAACTTCTTGAACGCATAAGGGTACTGTATAGCTGCTTAAAGGGTTAGGACCTCTTCGGACTAACTTTCCCCCGTGGCCGTTGTATAACTGCATAAGATAAAAGTTCATTTTGACGAAAAAAAATCGAAGTCAAAGGGGGAAACGACTAATGGAAACAATGGGTCGTCATGTTATTTCAGAATTATGGGGCTGTGATTTTGAAAAACTTAACAGTATGGAGTTAATTGAGCAAATTTTTGTTGATGCTGCACTAAAATCAGGTGCTGAAGTGAGAGAAGTAGCCTTTCATAAATTTGCGCCACAAGGAGTAAGTGGTGTTGTAATCATTTCTGAATCACATTTAACCATTCATAGCTTCCCTGAACACGGGTATGCTAGTATTGATGTTTACACATGTGGAGAAATGGATCCAAATATTGCGGCTAACTACATAGCAGAAGCATTAAACGCTCAAACACGTGAAAATATTGAACTTCCACGAGGAATGGGACCAGTTCAAACAAAACAACCAGAAGCTAAAATACTTTAATTCAAATAGATGCAGAGGAGGTGTATGATTCATACACCTCTTTTCGTATGGTGCAATATAAGTTTAATTCATGGCTGTTTTCACAAAGATTGTGACTTTTCGTATTACTCCTTATTTCGTGATGAAGAATGGTTTCGGGCATCTTTTCGCATTCTTTTTCACTCGAAGCGAGGAAAGAAAAGAGTGCTCAAATCGTTTTTATATGCTCTATGCAACAAAGGATGCGAATAGAGCCTAATTCATAAATGGACGAATAAGTTTATAATAGGCTCTTTTCGTATGCATTGTGGCTATTTCATCTGATGTTTAACTAAATCCTTCAATTCACTGTTGATTTCCATCAAAAACAGGCGAAATGATGCCCGAATCAAAGCTATAACATAAATAATTAACTGATACGAAATGCAACAAACTTTGGGAAAGCAACTTTATAATATTTACATAGGATTGGGGAGAATTCAATAATGGGAAGTTTTAAAAGAGCATTTATTCGGTTTAGCCAAGAGTGTGAAACGTCGGATTCAAATTTAGATAAAGAGTTAAGGACGAAATATTATAAATCTTCATTTGACAAGGCTTTTG
Proteins encoded in this window:
- the speD gene encoding adenosylmethionine decarboxylase translates to METMGRHVISELWGCDFEKLNSMELIEQIFVDAALKSGAEVREVAFHKFAPQGVSGVVIISESHLTIHSFPEHGYASIDVYTCGEMDPNIAANYIAEALNAQTRENIELPRGMGPVQTKQPEAKIL